One region of uncultured Methanolobus sp. genomic DNA includes:
- a CDS encoding PAS domain S-box protein, whose amino-acid sequence MVKILLLSEDRSKTRELSEKLKSMGHTVFDSNIDDFSILNRKSPLYEGEQDIVILRIKSDFGGLSAKLKGMLKSCGIPVLPIISGATKQDIIELAEMSFSGCLVWPVSDEQLLASIQLCMSQKNHGHLNKKDIEYAQRYRIITEMTVDGFWYIDKEGRILDVNAKYCEMSGYSYKELLDMKISDLEVDMDERQIIYQIDRTIKTGKDLFETHHRTKDGNIIDIEVSAIYTTTDSHGLFCFLRNISDRKKLESGLIESERSKSVLLSNLPGIAYRCDLDRDWTMRFISQGCFELTAYKPEDIVDNRKISFNDLIEPEFRDYVWNKWQKSLEKDEAFQAEYRIKTASGEEKWVWEQGKGVVDSKGDIVALEGFITDVTQRKVMEERVKESEARYRGLFEQNKSVMLIVDPDSGAILDVNPAAVDYYGWNHEKLCTMNIADINNLSMDETKAEMDLARKEQRSYFHFKHLLSDGSVRDVDVYSGPVPIEGKTVLCSIIHDVTNQRIAEQALSESEKLFRTTLYSIGDGVITTDTSGNLRQMNRIAEELTGWNELEAKDKKLEEIFRIINEDSRKTVESPVQKVLREGNIVGLANHTLLISRDRNETPIADSGSPIINEEGDISGVVLVFRDQTEEREAQRALQESESRFRLLVESAPEAIFVQTESKFTYLNPTAMELLGAKSLDELKGKPVVNCIHPDSHERINEKIDILNNKKQAIPLMEEICLRLDGSSFVAEVTAVPVNYEGKDGALVFFRDITKRKKAEKEILKAKMISDNANRSKAEFLANTSHELKTPLSSIIGFSDLLLEGISGDLNEEQTKHVENIFKSGTLLLNLINNILDISQMEFGEMELDYTKFDIIRTVHDVHSMMFILAGRKGISLELQSDIRQLDVIADRTKVKEILYNLIDNALKFTPGNGSISVNVYFKEENKIQISVADSGIGISEDDIKEIFNPFYQVDGSSTRKYRGSGLGLAIIKKFVKMHGGNIWVKSEIGKGSEFSFTLPVKGKGRSRIE is encoded by the coding sequence ATGGTCAAAATATTGTTGCTTTCTGAAGACAGATCTAAAACACGGGAACTGTCAGAAAAACTCAAGTCTATGGGACATACTGTCTTTGATAGTAATATAGATGATTTTTCTATCTTAAACAGAAAAAGTCCATTGTACGAAGGAGAGCAGGATATTGTAATCTTAAGGATAAAATCCGATTTTGGAGGACTATCAGCTAAACTGAAAGGAATGTTGAAGTCATGTGGAATTCCTGTGCTTCCGATTATTTCCGGAGCAACTAAACAGGATATCATTGAACTTGCTGAAATGTCATTTTCCGGTTGTCTTGTATGGCCTGTCTCCGATGAGCAACTGCTGGCTTCCATCCAATTATGTATGTCACAAAAAAACCATGGACATCTGAACAAAAAAGACATTGAATACGCACAAAGGTATCGTATTATCACAGAAATGACAGTTGATGGTTTCTGGTACATAGATAAAGAAGGCAGAATACTGGACGTAAATGCAAAATATTGTGAAATGTCCGGTTATTCCTACAAAGAATTGCTGGATATGAAGATATCTGATCTGGAGGTCGATATGGATGAAAGGCAAATCATATATCAGATTGACAGAACCATCAAAACCGGCAAAGATTTATTCGAAACCCACCATCGTACAAAAGATGGGAATATAATTGATATTGAAGTCAGCGCCATTTACACAACTACGGATTCCCATGGCTTATTCTGTTTTCTGAGGAATATAAGTGATCGCAAAAAGCTTGAAAGCGGGCTTATAGAGAGTGAAAGGAGTAAATCTGTTCTTCTTTCAAATTTACCGGGTATTGCTTATCGCTGCGACCTTGACAGGGATTGGACAATGCGGTTTATATCACAGGGATGTTTTGAACTTACAGCATATAAGCCGGAAGATATTGTGGATAACAGGAAAATCTCATTCAATGATCTCATTGAACCTGAATTCAGGGATTACGTATGGAACAAATGGCAGAAATCCCTTGAAAAAGATGAAGCCTTCCAGGCCGAATACAGAATAAAAACTGCTTCAGGCGAAGAAAAATGGGTGTGGGAACAAGGTAAAGGAGTAGTTGATTCCAAAGGTGATATAGTAGCACTTGAAGGTTTTATTACTGATGTTACACAGCGCAAAGTAATGGAAGAGCGGGTTAAAGAAAGCGAAGCCCGGTATCGTGGCCTTTTTGAACAGAACAAATCTGTTATGCTTATAGTTGATCCGGATAGCGGGGCTATTCTTGATGTGAATCCTGCAGCTGTAGATTATTATGGCTGGAACCATGAAAAACTTTGCACAATGAATATTGCCGATATTAATAATCTTTCTATGGACGAAACCAAAGCAGAAATGGACCTTGCCAGAAAAGAACAGCGTAGTTATTTCCATTTTAAACATTTACTTTCAGACGGATCAGTCAGGGATGTTGATGTATACAGTGGCCCGGTACCGATTGAGGGAAAAACAGTTCTTTGTTCCATAATTCATGATGTAACTAATCAAAGAATTGCTGAACAGGCACTCAGCGAAAGTGAAAAACTTTTCAGGACAACCTTGTATAGCATAGGTGACGGAGTGATCACAACTGATACTTCCGGGAATCTCCGGCAGATGAACCGAATTGCTGAAGAGCTAACGGGATGGAATGAACTTGAAGCCAAAGACAAAAAACTTGAAGAAATATTCCGGATAATAAATGAGGATAGCAGGAAAACGGTTGAAAGTCCTGTCCAAAAAGTCCTCAGGGAAGGAAATATCGTTGGTCTGGCTAACCACACACTTCTTATTTCCAGAGACAGAAACGAAACTCCTATAGCTGACAGTGGCTCCCCAATCATAAATGAAGAAGGCGATATATCCGGTGTGGTGCTTGTATTCCGTGACCAGACCGAGGAAAGGGAAGCACAGAGAGCACTTCAGGAAAGTGAATCCCGTTTCAGGCTGCTTGTTGAAAGCGCTCCCGAAGCCATTTTTGTTCAGACTGAAAGTAAATTCACATACCTTAACCCGACAGCAATGGAGCTTTTGGGAGCTAAGTCTTTAGATGAATTAAAGGGAAAGCCAGTTGTTAACTGCATCCACCCTGATTCACATGAAAGAATAAATGAGAAGATTGATATTTTAAACAATAAAAAACAAGCAATTCCTTTGATGGAGGAAATATGCCTGCGACTTGACGGAAGTTCTTTTGTTGCAGAGGTTACAGCAGTTCCTGTTAACTACGAAGGTAAAGACGGAGCCCTGGTTTTTTTCCGTGATATTACTAAAAGAAAGAAAGCGGAAAAGGAGATACTGAAAGCGAAGATGATTTCAGACAATGCGAATCGCAGCAAAGCTGAGTTTCTGGCCAATACCAGTCATGAACTGAAAACCCCGCTTAGTTCTATCATAGGTTTTTCAGACCTGCTTCTTGAAGGTATTTCCGGCGATCTTAATGAGGAACAAACGAAACATGTTGAAAATATTTTTAAGAGTGGTACCCTGCTTTTGAATCTTATTAATAATATTCTCGATATTTCACAGATGGAATTCGGGGAAATGGAACTGGATTATACTAAATTTGATATTATCCGCACTGTCCATGACGTTCATTCTATGATGTTCATACTGGCCGGAAGAAAAGGAATTTCACTTGAGCTGCAATCGGACATTAGACAGCTTGATGTAATAGCTGACAGGACAAAGGTCAAAGAGATACTTTACAATTTGATTGATAATGCGCTGAAATTCACTCCCGGAAATGGATCTATAAGCGTTAATGTATATTTTAAGGAAGAAAACAAGATACAGATATCTGTTGCTGATTCAGGAATTGGTATTTCTGAAGATGACATTAAGGAGATATTTAACCCATTTTATCAGGTAGATGGTTCTTCGACACGCAAGTACAGGGGAAGTGGACTTGGTCTTGCCATCATTAAGAAATTTGTTAAAATGCATGGTGGAAATATCTGGGTTAAAAGTGAAATCGGGAAAGGAAGCGAATTTTCCTTCACGCTCCCTGTCAAAGGAAAAGGCAGATCCCGTATAGAATAA
- a CDS encoding ribulose-bisphosphate carboxylase yields the protein MSSIHEDLVKSLNSKQGSYVNLELPDPTNGEYLLGVFHMKPGGKFNILQAAAEVAAESSTGTNFKVTTETSFSRVMNALVYQLDTDRELIWIAYPWRLFDRGGNVQNILTYIVGNILGMKEVAALKLLDVWFPPSMLEQYDGPSYTVDDMRKYLDVYDRPILGTIVKPKMGLTSAEYAEVCYDFWVGGGDFVKNDEPQANQDFCPYDKMVIHVKEAMDKAVRETGHKKVHSFNVSSADFDTMIERCEMIVNAGFESGSYAFLIDGITAGWMAVQTLRRRYPGVFIHFHRAAHGAFTRPENPLGFSVLVLSKFARLAGASGIHTGTAGVGKMQGTPKEDVVAAHEVQYMSAEGHFFKQSWSKIPDTDKDAIDIVNEDIAHHVVLEDDSWRGMKKCCPIVSGGLNPVRLKPFIDVMGNVDFITTMGSGVHAHPGGTQDGAKALVQACEAYLQNIDIEGYAKTHKELEQAIEYFTKASKEAM from the coding sequence ATGAGTTCAATTCACGAAGATCTGGTCAAATCGCTCAACTCCAAACAGGGATCATATGTAAATCTGGAACTGCCTGATCCGACAAACGGTGAATATCTGCTCGGAGTTTTCCATATGAAACCCGGTGGAAAATTCAATATTCTGCAGGCAGCCGCTGAAGTTGCAGCCGAATCGTCAACAGGTACTAACTTTAAAGTTACTACTGAAACTTCTTTTTCCAGGGTCATGAATGCTCTGGTATATCAACTTGATACAGATCGCGAACTTATATGGATCGCATATCCGTGGAGACTTTTTGACAGGGGAGGAAATGTACAGAACATACTCACCTATATTGTGGGCAACATTCTCGGAATGAAGGAAGTTGCAGCCCTGAAACTTCTGGATGTATGGTTCCCCCCTTCAATGCTTGAACAGTATGATGGTCCAAGCTATACAGTCGATGACATGAGAAAATATCTTGATGTCTATGACAGGCCCATCCTTGGAACCATAGTCAAGCCAAAAATGGGACTTACATCTGCTGAGTATGCAGAGGTCTGCTATGATTTCTGGGTTGGTGGTGGTGATTTTGTCAAGAACGATGAACCACAGGCAAATCAGGATTTCTGTCCATACGACAAGATGGTCATACATGTGAAAGAAGCAATGGACAAAGCTGTCCGTGAAACCGGGCACAAGAAGGTACATTCTTTCAATGTTTCATCTGCTGATTTTGACACCATGATAGAACGGTGCGAGATGATAGTCAACGCAGGTTTTGAATCTGGAAGCTATGCATTCCTCATTGATGGAATAACAGCAGGCTGGATGGCTGTCCAGACACTCAGAAGAAGATATCCTGGTGTTTTTATCCATTTCCACAGGGCAGCCCATGGAGCATTCACAAGACCTGAAAACCCACTTGGATTCTCAGTACTTGTTCTCTCTAAATTCGCAAGACTTGCCGGTGCTTCAGGAATTCACACAGGGACTGCAGGTGTGGGTAAAATGCAGGGCACTCCAAAGGAAGATGTGGTTGCAGCACATGAGGTACAGTACATGAGTGCGGAAGGTCATTTCTTCAAACAGAGCTGGTCAAAGATACCTGATACTGACAAAGATGCTATTGACATCGTAAATGAGGACATCGCTCATCATGTTGTGCTTGAGGACGACAGCTGGAGAGGTATGAAGAAATGCTGTCCGATTGTCTCAGGAGGACTAAATCCTGTAAGACTGAAGCCTTTTATTGATGTCATGGGAAATGTTGATTTCATAACAACCATGGGGTCCGGTGTACATGCACATCCGGGAGGAACCCAGGATGGTGCTAAGGCTCTTGTGCAGGCGTGTGAGGCATATCTACAGAATATTGATATTGAGGGATACGCAAAGACCCACAAGGAACTTGAACAGGCAATCGAATACTTCACAAAAGCATCAAAAGAAGCTATGTAA
- a CDS encoding CPBP family glutamic-type intramembrane protease translates to MKFKDIRDVVDWNVYWLLFMVAEFSLLAALPYAITMSGDLLYDMAVFIPRILAAQFARSTVIFLIGIFAGLYLGKKVGLGTPVLSSIFEKKRLPVDFNSTLKISLIAGILLAILIVILDQFVFSIYSDSLLAYLTTPPLWERILYSFYVSIVEEIVLRFSLMTLLVWITWKIKKDNEGKPTTIGVWSPIILVSLFYVLLNLFFSRESMDSVFALRLSIFNTLGGIVFGWIYWKKGLEYSIITNLTASLMIFVVFGSLLH, encoded by the coding sequence ATGAAATTCAAGGATATCAGGGATGTTGTAGACTGGAATGTCTACTGGCTGCTGTTCATGGTGGCAGAATTTTCATTGCTGGCAGCACTTCCTTATGCAATAACAATGTCAGGTGATCTGTTATATGATATGGCAGTTTTTATCCCTCGTATCCTGGCTGCACAATTTGCCAGGTCCACCGTCATTTTCCTGATAGGTATATTTGCAGGTTTGTATCTTGGAAAAAAAGTGGGCTTGGGAACTCCTGTCCTCAGTTCTATCTTTGAAAAGAAGAGATTACCTGTGGATTTCAATTCCACCTTAAAAATATCTTTAATCGCCGGTATATTACTTGCAATACTAATTGTTATTCTTGATCAGTTTGTATTTTCGATCTATTCAGACTCGCTACTGGCTTATCTGACAACTCCTCCATTATGGGAGCGAATTTTATATTCATTTTATGTAAGTATAGTTGAGGAAATCGTCTTACGTTTTTCCCTGATGACGCTTCTGGTATGGATAACATGGAAAATAAAAAAGGATAATGAAGGTAAACCAACTACTATTGGTGTCTGGTCACCAATAATATTGGTGAGTTTATTTTATGTTCTGCTTAACCTTTTTTTCTCCCGTGAAAGTATGGATTCAGTTTTTGCCCTACGTCTAAGCATCTTCAATACACTGGGTGGAATTGTTTTTGGATGGATTTACTGGAAAAAAGGACTGGAGTACTCTATCATCACTAACCTGACCGCCAGTCTGATGATCTTTGTTGTATTCGGTTCACTGCTTCATTGA
- a CDS encoding peptidylprolyl isomerase, whose product MAIKEGDTVKIEYVGLLDDGSVFDASETHGQPLEFTVGEGNVIKGFDDAVKGLEVGDEKEFRLEAKDAYGEYNEALKDTVSRDLVRSDMEMEIGKTFWVQSPHGQTIPAKIADLTEDEVTFDLNHPLAGKALTFKIIVVEV is encoded by the coding sequence ATGGCAATTAAAGAAGGAGATACCGTAAAGATAGAATATGTAGGTTTGCTCGATGATGGTTCTGTTTTTGATGCTTCAGAGACACATGGCCAGCCTTTAGAATTCACAGTCGGTGAAGGAAATGTTATAAAAGGATTTGATGATGCAGTAAAAGGCCTTGAAGTTGGAGATGAGAAGGAGTTCAGGCTTGAAGCTAAAGACGCTTATGGAGAATACAATGAAGCGCTTAAGGATACAGTATCAAGGGATCTTGTAAGGTCTGATATGGAGATGGAAATCGGTAAGACTTTCTGGGTCCAGTCTCCTCATGGACAAACGATCCCTGCAAAGATCGCTGACCTGACAGAAGATGAAGTGACCTTTGATCTCAATCATCCACTAGCAGGTAAAGCACTTACTTTCAAGATAATAGTGGTTGAAGTATAA
- a CDS encoding MFS transporter, whose product MAVKNDNSDKSSKAEEPYHTDQDSASFDKKQKQIVLLIAILSGFITPFDGSAVNIALPTMGAEFHMNAISLSWVATAYLLSSAVFLVPFGKLADIHGRKKVFLYGITIFSLASLLMTIVPTEGMLIAVRVIQGLGSAMIFGTGVAIVTSVFPPGERGAALGIYITAVYVGLSVGPFLGGIMTQNLGWRSIFLVNVPIGAIAIFLILWKLKGEWAECRGEKFDMAGSVIYGSAIVVLMYGFSVLPGIKGAALIALGLLGAALFALYEMRIPTPVLDIRLLTENRVFALSNMSALINYSATYAVTFLLSLDLQYTKGFTPGYAGIILIAQPVMQAMISPVAGRLSDRIEPRLIASSGMGLTATGLFLLTFVTEATSLWYIITTLVLLGIGFGLFSSPNTNVIMSSVDKRFYGVASGMNGTMRLLGQMLSMGIAMMIFSIVIGPVAITSEYYPQFVTSMHYAFILFTVFCIIGVFASLARGKSSGNDH is encoded by the coding sequence ATGGCAGTAAAAAACGACAATTCAGATAAATCGTCAAAAGCAGAAGAGCCTTATCATACAGATCAAGATTCTGCATCATTTGATAAAAAGCAAAAACAAATTGTACTGCTTATAGCTATACTGTCAGGTTTTATCACACCTTTTGATGGTTCTGCGGTAAATATCGCTTTACCGACCATGGGTGCAGAATTCCATATGAATGCGATCTCACTTTCATGGGTCGCTACTGCCTATCTTCTTTCCTCAGCAGTGTTCCTTGTTCCTTTCGGGAAACTTGCCGACATACATGGAAGAAAGAAGGTTTTCCTTTACGGTATAACGATATTCAGTCTTGCATCACTTCTAATGACTATTGTGCCCACAGAAGGAATGCTTATTGCTGTCCGTGTTATCCAGGGTCTGGGAAGCGCCATGATATTCGGTACAGGAGTTGCCATAGTTACTTCCGTATTCCCTCCCGGTGAAAGGGGTGCAGCCCTTGGGATATACATTACTGCAGTCTATGTTGGTCTTTCAGTCGGGCCATTTCTCGGTGGAATAATGACTCAGAATCTTGGATGGAGGAGTATTTTCCTTGTCAATGTGCCAATAGGAGCCATTGCAATATTCCTAATACTCTGGAAACTCAAAGGTGAATGGGCTGAATGTCGTGGAGAGAAATTCGATATGGCAGGCTCTGTCATTTATGGTTCTGCCATAGTTGTATTGATGTACGGTTTCTCCGTTCTCCCTGGAATAAAAGGTGCTGCGCTTATTGCCCTTGGACTTCTTGGTGCTGCTCTGTTCGCTCTTTATGAGATGCGTATTCCTACTCCGGTGCTTGACATCCGACTTCTTACGGAAAATCGTGTGTTTGCACTTTCCAACATGTCTGCACTTATCAATTACAGTGCAACTTATGCAGTGACATTCCTTTTGAGCCTTGACCTGCAGTACACTAAAGGATTTACACCTGGATATGCCGGAATAATCCTTATTGCACAGCCTGTCATGCAGGCAATGATCTCCCCGGTGGCCGGGAGGCTTTCTGACAGAATAGAGCCTAGGTTAATTGCATCAAGTGGAATGGGACTTACTGCAACCGGATTATTCCTACTGACCTTTGTTACAGAAGCAACTTCACTCTGGTACATAATCACAACACTTGTGCTGCTTGGCATTGGGTTTGGATTATTCTCTTCCCCAAACACCAATGTCATCATGAGCTCAGTGGACAAAAGGTTCTATGGCGTAGCATCCGGTATGAACGGAACCATGAGGTTGCTTGGACAAATGCTTTCAATGGGAATCGCAATGATGATTTTCTCCATTGTCATCGGTCCTGTGGCAATAACATCTGAGTATTATCCTCAGTTCGTGACCAGCATGCATTATGCATTTATCCTGTTCACAGTCTTCTGCATCATAGGAGTATTTGCTTCTCTTGCAAGGGGAAAAAGCTCTGGAAATGATCATTGA